From a single Nicotiana tabacum cultivar K326 chromosome 8, ASM71507v2, whole genome shotgun sequence genomic region:
- the LOC107776411 gene encoding pentatricopeptide repeat-containing protein At2g20710, mitochondrial-like isoform X1, with protein sequence MVKLLQQSVAGLKSWYKCNPTSLMVFRFSTNSQTLASSSEEDNLRKLVRYTPSTVSVIPIINQWVNEGKTVDYEDLKKAIKYLRAVRRFNHALQIYEWINNSEHPHLSSRDVAVRLDLISKARGLEAAEEYFASIPDTLRASCVYIALLNCYADAKSLIKAEDTMQKMRDLGNADLVTYNVMMNLYAKMGDLKKLHSVVQEMEDKGIAGNAFSYTIRLNAYASVPDIKEMEKLLMKMEEDPLLIEWNGYAVAAKGYMRAGDVEKASEVLNKCEHLSKEKNARLANEVILSLYASMGKKNDVYRIWNKLKNRRKVCSSSYLSMISGLEKLDDIDGAEKIFAECEAKEVYFDIRIPNLLIAIYCRKGQLGKAESIMERLLESGKRPNYRTWDHLALGYCLHHQTEKAVETLKKAIFASDPLQKPNIHSWPSCVDYLQSNGDTERAEEIKKWLEERGLFSAECERSDNCIRNGNCGSEELYETEELEETG encoded by the exons ATGGTGAAGCTTCTCCAGCAGAGTGTTGCTGGTCTGAAATCATGGTATAAATGTAACCCTACTTCACTTATGGTATTCAGATTTTCTACCAATTCTCAAACCCTAGCATCTTCTTCAGAGGAAGACAATCTCAGAAAGCTAGTACGTTATACACCCTCTACTGTGTCCGTTATACCAATAATTAACCAGTGGGTTAATGAAGGGAAGACCGTGGATTATGAGGACCTCAAGAAAGCTATCAAGTATCTCCGGGCAGTCAGGCGCTTCAACCATGCTCTCCAA ATTTATGAATGGATTAACAACTCAGAGCATCCTCATTTATCATCTAGAGATGTTGCAGTCCGACTGGATTTGATATCAAAAGCTCGTGGATTGGAAGCAGCAGAGGAGTATTTCGCCAGCATTCCAGATACTCTTAGAGCTTCTTGTGTGTATATCGCTCTTTTGAACTGCTATGCTGATGCAAAATCATTGATAAAAGCGGAAGATACAATGCAAAAGATGAGGGATCTGGGGAATGCTGACTTAGTGACTTACAATGTTATGATGAACCTTTATGCTAAAATGGGAGACCTTAAGAAACTACACTCGGTAGTGCAAGAGATGGAAGATAAGGGAATTGCTGGTAATGCATTCTCCTATACTATCCGCTTAAATGCGTATGCATCTGTTCCCGATATTAAGGAGATGGAGAAACTTTTGATGAAGATGGAAGAAGATCCGCTGCTGATTGAATGGAATGGTTATGCAGTCGCTGCCAAGGGCTACATGAGAGCTGGTGATGTAGAAAAGGCTTCAGAGGTATTGAATAAATGCGAGCATCTAAGTAAGGAGAAAAATGCAAGGCTTGCTAATGAAGTCATTCTTTCCCTCTATGCTAGTATGGGAAAGAAAAATGATGTCTATCGTATTTGGAACAAATTAAAGAATAGACGTAAGGTCTGCAGTTCAAGTTATCTTTCCATGATAAGTGGACTGGAAAAGTTAGATGATATTGATGGTGCAGAGAAGATATTTGCCGAGTGCGAAGCGAAAGAGGTATATTTTGACATTAGAATTCCAAATTTGCTCATAGCCATCTACTGCAGAAAGGGTCAATTGGGAAAGGCTGAATCCATTATGGAAAGACTCTTGGAGAGTGGGAAGAGGCCAAACTATAGAACGTGGGATCATCTGGCGCTCGGATATTGTTTACACCATCAGACGGAGAAGGCAGTTGAAACATTGAAGAAAGCAATCTTCGCAAGTGACCCACTACAGAAGCCAAATATTCACAGTTGGCCTTCGTGTGTTGATTACTTGCAGTCAAATGGAGATACTGAAAGAGCAGAAGAGATTAAAAAATGGCTTGAGGAGCGAGGTCTCTTCTCAGCAGAGTGTGAAAGGTCTGATAACTGTATTAGAAATGGAAATTGTGGGTCTGAAGAACTTTATGAAACAGAAGAACTTGAGGAGACTGGGTGA
- the LOC107776411 gene encoding pentatricopeptide repeat-containing protein At2g20710, mitochondrial-like isoform X2: MKGRPWIMRTSRKLSSISGQSGASTMLSKDVAVRLDLISKARGLEAAEEYFASIPDTLRASCVYIALLNCYADAKSLIKAEDTMQKMRDLGNADLVTYNVMMNLYAKMGDLKKLHSVVQEMEDKGIAGNAFSYTIRLNAYASVPDIKEMEKLLMKMEEDPLLIEWNGYAVAAKGYMRAGDVEKASEVLNKCEHLSKEKNARLANEVILSLYASMGKKNDVYRIWNKLKNRRKVCSSSYLSMISGLEKLDDIDGAEKIFAECEAKEVYFDIRIPNLLIAIYCRKGQLGKAESIMERLLESGKRPNYRTWDHLALGYCLHHQTEKAVETLKKAIFASDPLQKPNIHSWPSCVDYLQSNGDTERAEEIKKWLEERGLFSAECERSDNCIRNGNCGSEELYETEELEETG, encoded by the exons ATGAAGGGAAGACCGTGGATTATGAGGACCTCAAGAAAGCTATCAAGTATCTCCGGGCAGTCAGGCGCTTCAACCATGCTCTCCAA AGATGTTGCAGTCCGACTGGATTTGATATCAAAAGCTCGTGGATTGGAAGCAGCAGAGGAGTATTTCGCCAGCATTCCAGATACTCTTAGAGCTTCTTGTGTGTATATCGCTCTTTTGAACTGCTATGCTGATGCAAAATCATTGATAAAAGCGGAAGATACAATGCAAAAGATGAGGGATCTGGGGAATGCTGACTTAGTGACTTACAATGTTATGATGAACCTTTATGCTAAAATGGGAGACCTTAAGAAACTACACTCGGTAGTGCAAGAGATGGAAGATAAGGGAATTGCTGGTAATGCATTCTCCTATACTATCCGCTTAAATGCGTATGCATCTGTTCCCGATATTAAGGAGATGGAGAAACTTTTGATGAAGATGGAAGAAGATCCGCTGCTGATTGAATGGAATGGTTATGCAGTCGCTGCCAAGGGCTACATGAGAGCTGGTGATGTAGAAAAGGCTTCAGAGGTATTGAATAAATGCGAGCATCTAAGTAAGGAGAAAAATGCAAGGCTTGCTAATGAAGTCATTCTTTCCCTCTATGCTAGTATGGGAAAGAAAAATGATGTCTATCGTATTTGGAACAAATTAAAGAATAGACGTAAGGTCTGCAGTTCAAGTTATCTTTCCATGATAAGTGGACTGGAAAAGTTAGATGATATTGATGGTGCAGAGAAGATATTTGCCGAGTGCGAAGCGAAAGAGGTATATTTTGACATTAGAATTCCAAATTTGCTCATAGCCATCTACTGCAGAAAGGGTCAATTGGGAAAGGCTGAATCCATTATGGAAAGACTCTTGGAGAGTGGGAAGAGGCCAAACTATAGAACGTGGGATCATCTGGCGCTCGGATATTGTTTACACCATCAGACGGAGAAGGCAGTTGAAACATTGAAGAAAGCAATCTTCGCAAGTGACCCACTACAGAAGCCAAATATTCACAGTTGGCCTTCGTGTGTTGATTACTTGCAGTCAAATGGAGATACTGAAAGAGCAGAAGAGATTAAAAAATGGCTTGAGGAGCGAGGTCTCTTCTCAGCAGAGTGTGAAAGGTCTGATAACTGTATTAGAAATGGAAATTGTGGGTCTGAAGAACTTTATGAAACAGAAGAACTTGAGGAGACTGGGTGA